TGGAGCGCCCGCCAGCACCGGAACAGCTGCTGCGCAACACAACGGCACGCCCATCAGTTGGCCGACGTTCTCGGAGCGACGCCGGCAACTGGGTTCGTCGTCGCCGATACTCTAGGTAAAGCGGGCGGGCGCGGACCTGTCCTGGTGATTGCCGTGCAGGCAGAGGACAGGAGACCAGATGCTGACGGTAGCGGAGGAGTTCTTGCTGCTCGCGCTCGATGATGACACCGGCAAGAAGATGGTGGGTGGCCCACGGATGGGGGCCGCGCTGGCCGGGGCGGCGATTGTGGAGCTGACAGTCGAGGGGGCGCTGCGGCTGACCGAGGAGGGGGATCCTGAGCACAAACCTGGCCGCCTGGTAACCACGTCACGGCGACCCGCCGATCCGCGGCTCGCGGAACTGGTCGGTGTGGCCGACGCTCGTAAGCCCAAGGACGCGGTCGGCAAAGTGGCCGGGTTCGGCCAATGGCGCAGCCACGCAAGGAACCTGGAGGACGCGCTGCTGAACGACCTGGTCGAGACCGGATATCTCGTCGAGGAGAAGGGCAAGGTCCTGGGCCTGTTCCCGACCACTGCGTGGAAATCGGCGAACCCGGCCGCGGAGGCCGAGATCCTGCAGCGGGTGCGTGGCGTAATCATCGAGGGACGCGACACCGACGAACGGACCGGAGCCCTGATCTCGATCTTGCACGCCGTCGATCTGCTGCCCAAACTTCTGCCCGACATCGACAAGCGAACGGTCAAGCAGCGCGGCAAGGAGGTCAGCCAGGGTGAATGGGCAGGCTCGGCGGTGCACAAGGCTGTCCAGCAGGTTCAGGCCGTCACAGTAGCCATCATCGTCAGCACCACCTCCGCGACCGCCTCGATGTGAACCGTTCCAGCTCACCTTTGCCGACGCTCGCCAAGCCCCGCCGAGTCCAGAGAAGCGCCCGGCACACGCAATCGCCGAAACGTTGATCTCGGCGCCGCCTTTGCGGGCGGCGTCGAGTGCCTGGACGACTCGTTGTCTGCGCCGGGCTACGGGTGATGGTGCGGATTGCCCGTGTCTCGAATTGTGTTGTAGTCGCCCGGTTTCGGGTTTCCGGCGCCGGTGATGATCGACTGCACGACGGTGCTGATGTGTGGGCGGAACGTGTCGCGTGGGGCGACGACCCATCGTCGGTATCCGGTGTTCTCGTCGCCGGGGGAGGGCAGGACTATTTCGCCGCCGTCGGGCACGATCGTTGCGGCTGCGCGTAGTAGTGCGGTGAAGATGTCGGTGTCGGCGGCGAGTGTGCCGGTGTCATCGGGTCGGGCAAGGATGGTCCAGCGGTGGGAGCCGTGTGCGATGACGGGTCCGAGTAGGTATTGCTTGGAGAGGTCGTCGTGGACCATTCTGCCGAGCCATTCGGGGACGGTTACTGCGGCGATGTCACCGGCGTGCATGGTGATTCGTCGGGTTTCGGTGTGCACGAAGCACGGCAGTCCGCAGACGTGCCGGTAGTGCAGGCAGCGGGTGAGCGTGGGATCGGTGGCCTGTGCACTCCCGTGATGGATCGGTTGGGCGCGCCAGGCGGTGTGGTGTTGTTCGGTGGGGTCGGGGTGCGGTTCAGGTGGCATCGATGTTGTGTCCGTTCGTGTTTCGATGGATGGCGTGCGGCCTGATGGCCGGTCCCAGAGCCGTGCGCAGGGCAACGGCGGGAGGTCGTCGTGGACGTTGTCGTCGATGCCCACGGTGAGTTCCGGGAAGCGCCGGGCCAGTTGGTCGGCCACGCTTTCGGCTTGTTCGGCGCCCGCCTGGTAGTCCAAGCACAGTTCGCCGAATTCGATGTGGATGTGGCGGAGGCGGTGTGGGTTCGATTGCTCGGCCCGGGACATCGAGCCTCAGTGCGGCTTGCTCGGGCTCGGCACCATCCGTCCGCTATCGATCAGCACCTGCCGTGCTGCCGCCTTGCGGGGGCAGTGTTTCGCGCGGCAGGCCACATGGATCCGCATCACCTCATGGGCTTGATCGACGGTGAACGGCAGGGTCGGTGCATGGTGGGCGGCCGCGTCGCACAGGGCGATGAGTTGGTATACGGCGAGGGAAGTCATGGGCATGTGAGCCTCTCTGTTTC
The DNA window shown above is from Nocardia sp. NBC_01730 and carries:
- a CDS encoding GOLPH3/VPS74 family protein; this translates as MLTVAEEFLLLALDDDTGKKMVGGPRMGAALAGAAIVELTVEGALRLTEEGDPEHKPGRLVTTSRRPADPRLAELVGVADARKPKDAVGKVAGFGQWRSHARNLEDALLNDLVETGYLVEEKGKVLGLFPTTAWKSANPAAEAEILQRVRGVIIEGRDTDERTGALISILHAVDLLPKLLPDIDKRTVKQRGKEVSQGEWAGSAVHKAVQQVQAVTVAIIVSTTSATASM